Proteins from a single region of Eremothecium gossypii ATCC 10895 chromosome VI, complete sequence:
- the SPF1 gene encoding ion-transporting P-type ATPase SPF1 (Syntenic homolog of Saccharomyces cerevisiae YEL031W (SPF1)) has product MGSGQLVVSPIIRDARLLTPKEVFFRPYVFLFLPLYMLFLQLYLQEYDRYFGGSEWTFVYLCTLVTLNMLVALLPEWNVNLAAKFRYRACENVTQATHILLQTTPNNGSDGIVEIQRIQEQGHVQTFFQFQKKRFLWQADLQAFSSPKFLVDEEPKLGKLQQSRGLSGDLTHMKLLYGENTFDIPVPSFLELFKEHAVEPFFVFQIFCVALWLFDQMWYLSLFNLFMIFAMEAVSVFQRLTTLKEFKTMGIKPYGINVFRDSKWQLLQTNELLPMDLISVTRTDEDSALSCDMILVDGTCIVNEAMLSGESTPLLKESVKLRSSEEKLQVEGLDKNSVLHGGTKVLQVTAPEKGSSSIPAPPDGGALAVVSKTGFETSQGALVRVMIYSSERVSVGNKEALYFILFLLIFAIAASWYVWVEGTRMGRVQSKLILDCILIITSVVPSELPMELTMAVNNSLAVLSKFYVYCTEPFRIPLAGRIDVCCFDKTGTLTGEDLVFEGLAGLAGKNQPVNHLFKGTEVPLDTNLVIGAAHALVRLDDDEVVGDPMEKATLAATGWKVGVKDSLSNEKVGDISILRRFQFSSALKRSSTIAVHNKQHYSAVKGAPETIRERLSQVPTDYDQVYKSFTRAGSRVLALASKKLPSMSIKQIEKLEREAVESDLEFKGFLVFHCPLKDDAIETIKMLNESSHRCIMITGDNPLTAVHVAKEVAIVERETLILDEPIDGSSHALVFRNIEETIVNPFNPEKDTFEHSKLFAKYDIAVTGHALQLLSGHSQLNELIRHTWVYARVSPAQKEFIMNSLKDMGYQTLMCGDGTNDVGALKQAHVGIALLNGTEEGLKKLQEQRRIENLKAMYEKQCLFMEKWGQPVPPVPQPIAHLYPPGPSNPNYLKALEARGVIITPEMRHLAAAAAKMPVSTVKRTDPSKQSPADVAAMMLSGLNDSESDDAPTLKLGDASCAAPFTSKLANVSAVTNIIRQGRCALINTIQMYKILALNCLITAYSLSVIYLAGVKFGDVQATVSGLLITVCFLSISRGQPLEKLSKERPQPGIFNVYIMGSILGQFAVHIAALAYINREIYFLEPREPQIDLEKDFSPSLLNTGIFLIQLAQQVSTFAVNYQGEPFRENIRSNKGMYYGLVAVSALALAAATEFMPELNASMKFVPMTDMFKFKLTASLVLDFVGSYAVELFFKYFFMNSEAADIAIRD; this is encoded by the coding sequence ATGGGTTCGGGGCAGCTGGTTGTGAGTCCCATTATCCGAGATGCACGATTGCTAACCCCCAAGGAGGTTTTTTTCCGTCCATATGTTTTCCTGTTTTTGCCGCTATATATGCTATTCCTGCAACTATATTTGCAGGAGTATGACCGGTATTTTGGTGGTTCAGAATGGACCTTTGTCTATCTGTGTACCCTGGTCACATTGAATATGCTGGTCGCTTTGCTGCCAGAGTGGAATGTGAATTTGGCAGCGAAGTTTCGGTATCGGGCATGCGAGAACGTGACCCAAGCGACACACATCTTACTGCAGACTACTCCTAATAATGGCTCTGATGGAATTGTAGAGATACAGCGGATACAGGAGCAGGGTCACGTTCAGACCTTTTTCCAATTCCAGAAGAAGCGGTTTCTCTGGCAGGCTGACTTGCAGGCGTTTTCGTCTCCAAAGTTCCTGGTGGATGAGGAGCCTAAACTAGGAAAGCTACAGCAAAGCCGCGGACTTTCCGGTGATCTTACGCATATGAAGCTCTTGTACGGCGAGAATACGTTTGATATCCCTGTTCCTAGCTTTTTAGAGTTATTCAAGGAGCATGCTGTGGAACCATTCTTTGTCTTCCAGATTTTCTGCGTCGCCCTATGGTTGTTTGATCAAATGTGGTACCTATCTTTGTTCAACCTGTTCATGATCTTTGCCATGGAGGCAGTATCCGTCTTTCAACGACTAACCACCCTCAAGGAGTTCAAGACTATGGGCATCAAACCTTATGGTATTAATGTCTTCCGCGACTCCAAGTGGCAGCTGCTTCAGACGAATGAATTATTGCCTATGGATCTTATTTCTGTTACCCGTACCGACGAAGACAGTGCCTTATCCTGTGACATGATCCTCGTCGATGGTACATGCATTGTTAACGAGGCTATGCTGTCTGGTGAGTCAACCCCGTTATTAAAAGAATCTGTTAAGTTACGGTCAAGTGAAGAAAAGTTGCAGGTCGAAGGCCTTGACAAGAATTCCGTGTTACATGGTGGTACTAAGGTTCTTCAGGTAACGGCACCCGAAAAAGGATCATCCTCGATTCCCGCACCCCCTGATGGAGGTGCTTTGGCGGTTGTATCGAAGACAGGTTTTGAAACATCTCAGGGAGCTCTTGTTCGCGTTATGATCTACTCTTCGGAACGTGTTTCAGTGGGTAACAAAGAAGCACTATACTTTATCCTATTTTTGCTGATTTTCGCTATTGCCGCTTCTTGGTACGTGTGGGTGGAAGGTACTCGGATGGGAAGAGTCCAGTCGAAGCTGATTCTAGATTGTATCTTGATCATTACCTCTGTTGTCCCATCTGAACTTCCTATGGAGTTGACCATGGCTGTGAACAATTCCTTGGCTGTTTTGTCCAAGTTTTACGTATACTGCACTGAGCCGTTTAGAATCCCTCTAGCTGGTAGGATCGATGTATGCTGCTTTGACAAAACGGGTACTTTGACTGGTGAGGACTTGGTATTTGAAGGTTTAGCGGGGCTTGCAGGGAAGAACCAGCCAGTTAACCATCTTTTTAAAGGTACCGAAGTGCCCCTTGATACAAATTTGGTTATCGGTGCTGCTCATGCACTAGTGCGGTTGGACGATGATGAAGTTGTTGGTGACCCAATGGAGAAGGCTACTCTTGCTGCAACCGGTTGGAAAGTAGGTGTGAAGGATAGTCTATCCAATGAAAAAGTTGGTGATATTTCGATTCTACGCCGTTTCCAGTTCTCATCAGCTTTGAAACGTTCCTCGACGATCGCGGTACACAACAAGCAACATTATTCCGCCGTAAAGGGTGCTCCAGAAACTATTCGCGAGAGATTGAGCCAAGTCCCTACTGACTATGACCAAGTTTACAAGTCCTTTACCAGGGCGGGATCTCGTGTCTTAGCTCTTGCTTCTAAAAAACTGCCATCTATGTCCATAAAGCAAATTGAAAAGCTAGAAAGAGAGGCTGTGGAGTCAGACTTGGAGTTCAAGGGATTCTTGGTCTTCCACTGCCCATTGAAAGACGATGCAATCGAAACGATAAAAATGTTGAACGAATCGTCGCATCGTTGTATCATGATTACTGGTGATAATCCTTTAACCGCTGTTCATGTAGCCAAAGAGGTTGCTATTGTTGAAAGAGAGACTTTGATCCTTGACGAGCCAATTGATGGTTCCAGCCACGCCCTTGTTTTCCGTAATATTGAAGAGACTATTGTGAATCCATTCAATCCCGAGAAAGATACCTTTGAACATTCGAAATTGTTTGCGAAGTATGACATTGCTGTCACTGGCCATGCTCTTCAACTTCTTTCTGGTCACTCTCAGTTGAATGAGTTAATTCGTCATACGTGGGTGTATGCACGTGTGTCACCGGCACAGAAGGAATTCATCATGAACTCTCTAAAGGATATGGGCTATCAGACATTAATGTGTGGTGACGGTACTAATGATGTTGGTGCCTTAAAGCAGGCTCACGTTGGAATTGCGCTTTTGAACGGTACTGAGGAAGGTCTAAAAAAACTACAGGAACAGCGGCGAATTGAAAATCTAAAGGCCATGTACGAAAAACAGTGCCTTTTCATGGAAAAATGGGGACAGCCCGTACCACCGGTACCGCAACCCATTGCACACTTGTATCCACCTGGCCCATCAAATCCAAACTACTTGAAAGCTCTGGAAGCCAGAGGTGTTATTATTACTCCCGAAATGCGCCATttagctgctgctgccgccaAGATGCCTGTATCTACTGTTAAACGCACTGATCCCTCAAAACAAAGCCCTGCAGACGTAGCCGCCATGATGTTGAGTGGTCTCAATGACTCTGAGTCAGATGATGCACCTACCTTGAAACTAGGCGATGCCTCATGTGCCGCACCATTCACCTCTAAGTTGGCTAATGTTTCTGCTGTGACTAACATCATTAGACAGGGCCGTTGTGCATTGATTAATACAATCCAGATGTACAAGATATTAGCGCTCAACTGTTTGATCACTGCATATTCCTTATCTGTCATTTACCTCGCTGGTGTGAAGTTTGGTGATGTTCAAGCTACTGTTTCCGGACTTCTGATTACCGTCTGCTTCTTGAGTATTTCTCGTGGGCAGCCGCTTGAAAAGCTTTCTAAAGAAAGACCGCAGCCAGGTATCTTTAATGTTTACATTATGGGCTCTATTTTAGGCCAATTTGCCGTACACATTGCTGCACTTGCCTATATCAACAGAGAGATTTACTTCTTGGAGCCAAGAGAGCCTCAAATTGATCTAGAGAAGGACTTTTCTCCTTCTTTGTTGAATACGGGGATTTTCTTGATCCAGTTGGCCCAGCAAGTCTCTACATTTGCTGTAAATTATCAAGGTGAACCATTCAGGGAGAACATCCGGAGTAACAAGGGAATGTATTATGGATTGGTAGCAGTTAGCGCTTTGGCACTGGCGGCTGCTACGGAATTTATGCCGGAATTAAATGCTTCTATGAAGTTTGTTCCAATGACTGATATGTTCAAGTTCAAATTGACTGCTTCGTTGGTTTTGGACTTCGTCGGATCTTACGCTGTGGAACTCTTCTTCAAGTACTTTTTCATGAATTCTGAAGCTGCAGATATTGCCATTCGCGACTAA